A section of the Paenibacillus odorifer genome encodes:
- the cobA gene encoding uroporphyrinogen-III C-methyltransferase codes for MTGKVYLVGAGPGDAKLITVKGLECIQKSDVLVYDRLASPRLLKCMKPGGEKIYVGKLPDRHTMKQEQINQLLVDLALQGKTVVRLKGGDPTIFGRVGEEAELLRKNGIYYEIVPGITSAISVPAYAGIPVTHRDHASSLSIITGHESPDKLDHSIHWDKVTNATGTLVFLMGVAKIGYISAQLIKHGRPPETPVALVRWGTRADQETLTGTLADIEAKVKAADFQPPAVIVVGDVVLQREQLKWVEAMPLFGKRIVVTRARSQASELVDRIEELGGEPYEFPVIETIMPEGAEKKAKIAAAFGALESYDWVFFTSPNGVEFFWRHLAELGADIRGLHRARIAAVGPGTAAALAQRGVIAEELPAKFQAEGLIETFGPQLLPGQNVLLPRGDLARDWLPDKLRELGLQVTDVDTYETVVTGEDDDELLKLLEEGRVHAVTFTSSSTVRNFIHILKRMGLEDPLPLLANVKIACIGPLTEQTAVDAGLTPGLLPEEATIDGLVQELCRWNAETQLQ; via the coding sequence TTGACGGGGAAGGTTTATTTGGTAGGTGCAGGTCCCGGGGACGCAAAGCTGATTACTGTGAAAGGCCTCGAGTGTATCCAAAAAAGCGACGTACTGGTGTATGATCGCTTGGCAAGTCCTAGATTGCTGAAATGCATGAAACCCGGCGGGGAGAAGATTTATGTAGGCAAGCTGCCGGATCGCCACACGATGAAGCAAGAACAGATTAATCAATTGTTAGTTGATTTGGCTTTACAGGGGAAAACAGTGGTGCGGCTTAAGGGTGGGGACCCTACGATTTTTGGCCGAGTGGGTGAAGAAGCGGAGCTGCTGCGCAAAAATGGGATCTATTACGAAATCGTACCAGGCATCACGTCAGCGATCAGTGTACCTGCCTATGCGGGTATACCTGTTACGCACCGCGATCATGCCTCTTCCCTGTCGATTATCACCGGGCATGAGAGTCCGGATAAACTGGATCATTCCATACATTGGGATAAAGTAACGAACGCCACAGGCACGTTAGTGTTTCTGATGGGCGTAGCTAAAATAGGTTATATCAGCGCTCAGCTGATCAAGCACGGGCGGCCGCCAGAAACACCAGTGGCACTTGTGCGCTGGGGCACCCGCGCGGATCAGGAGACGCTGACGGGAACCCTCGCCGATATTGAGGCGAAGGTGAAGGCGGCGGATTTTCAGCCGCCGGCAGTCATCGTCGTCGGCGACGTGGTGCTGCAGCGTGAGCAGCTGAAGTGGGTCGAGGCGATGCCGTTATTCGGCAAACGCATCGTGGTGACACGGGCTCGCAGCCAAGCAAGCGAGCTGGTGGATAGAATTGAAGAACTCGGCGGGGAACCCTACGAGTTCCCGGTGATCGAGACGATCATGCCGGAAGGGGCAGAGAAGAAGGCGAAGATTGCAGCGGCGTTTGGCGCGCTGGAATCGTACGACTGGGTATTCTTCACTAGCCCGAACGGCGTGGAGTTTTTTTGGCGCCACTTGGCGGAGCTGGGGGCGGACATTCGCGGGCTACACCGCGCGCGTATTGCAGCGGTGGGGCCAGGCACAGCCGCCGCGCTGGCGCAGCGCGGGGTGATCGCTGAGGAACTTCCGGCGAAGTTTCAGGCGGAAGGTCTGATTGAGACGTTCGGTCCCCAGCTGCTGCCGGGGCAGAACGTGCTTTTGCCGCGCGGCGATCTGGCGCGGGACTGGCTGCCGGACAAGCTGAGAGAGCTTGGCCTACAGGTGACAGACGTGGATACTTATGAGACGGTTGTCACTGGTGAGGATGACGACGAGCTGCTGAAGCTGCTAGAGGAAGGTCGCGTACATGCGGTAACCTTCACCAGCTCGTCAACCGTGCGTAATTTCATACACATCCTGAAACGGATGGGACTTGAAGATCCGCTCCCGCTACTTGCAAACGTGAAAATCGCCTGCATCGGCCCGTTAACGGAGCAGACTGCGGTAGACGCGGGACTGACACCGGGACTCTTGCCTGAAGAGGCAACCATAGATGGTTTGGTGCAGGAGCTCTGCCGCTGGAATGCGGAGACTCAGCTGCAGTAG
- the hemC gene encoding hydroxymethylbilane synthase: protein MRKVIVGSRQSALALTQTGHVIADLERLSEEHGFGFTFEVKKIVTKGDRILDVTLSKVGGKGLFVKEIEQAMLEKEIDMAVHSMKDMPSELPDGLINGAVPKRVDPRDVLISNGGVSLDELPRGARVGTSSLRRSSQLAALRPDLVIEPVRGNIDSRLRKLESGEYDAILLAAAGLSRMGWQDRVSAYLPPEVCLPAVGQGALGIQCRADDADLRKLLALYNDADTALTVAAERTFLGVLNGGCQVPIGAHAVLDAAAKAATAEHKVISLTGMVGTPDGSTILKETCTGVDPVQLGEEVAKKLIARGAEKILSDVRG from the coding sequence ATGCGTAAGGTTATAGTGGGGAGTAGACAGAGCGCGCTTGCGTTGACGCAAACGGGACATGTGATTGCTGATTTGGAGCGACTTAGCGAAGAGCATGGTTTTGGATTTACTTTTGAAGTGAAAAAGATCGTCACCAAAGGTGACCGCATTCTTGACGTTACTTTATCCAAGGTAGGCGGCAAAGGGTTGTTCGTGAAGGAAATCGAGCAAGCGATGCTGGAAAAAGAAATCGACATGGCGGTGCACAGCATGAAGGATATGCCATCCGAGTTACCGGATGGGCTGATCAATGGTGCTGTGCCGAAGCGTGTCGATCCGCGTGATGTTTTGATCTCTAACGGAGGCGTCTCGCTAGACGAGCTGCCTCGGGGTGCACGCGTAGGCACAAGCAGCCTACGCCGATCCAGCCAGCTTGCTGCGCTGCGGCCTGATCTGGTCATTGAGCCCGTGCGCGGCAACATTGACTCGCGGCTGCGCAAGCTGGAGAGCGGCGAATACGACGCAATCCTGCTGGCAGCGGCGGGGCTGTCGCGCATGGGCTGGCAGGATCGCGTGAGCGCCTACCTGCCGCCGGAGGTTTGCCTGCCCGCTGTAGGGCAGGGTGCACTCGGCATCCAGTGCCGCGCAGATGACGCTGACCTGCGGAAGCTGCTGGCGTTATACAACGATGCCGACACGGCGTTGACGGTAGCGGCGGAGCGCACGTTCCTTGGCGTGCTGAATGGCGGCTGCCAAGTGCCGATTGGTGCTCATGCGGTGCTTGACGCAGCCGCCAAAGCTGCTACCGCTGAGCACAAAGTAATCTCGTTAACGGGGATGGTGGGAACACCGGACGGTTCAACGATTTTGAAAGAAACTTGCACGGGGGTTGACCCGGTACAGCTCGGCGAAGAAGTCGCTAAAAAGCTGATTGCAAGAGGAGCGGAGAAGATACTGTCAGACGTTAGGGGATGA
- a CDS encoding DUF1720 domain-containing protein: MPPSKPLQPNSAVFIPFISPFQLLQPNSTGFIPFISPFQLLQPNSTVLIPFISPFQPLKPNSTGFIPFISPSQLLQPNSTGFIQYIPPSQLLKPISTVFIPYIPPFHPLRANSAIHYGYPNNRSSLHILI; this comes from the coding sequence ATTCCACCCTCTAAGCCACTTCAGCCGAATTCAGCAGTATTTATACCGTTCATTTCACCATTCCAGTTACTTCAACCCAATTCAACGGGATTTATACCGTTCATTTCACCATTCCAGCTACTTCAACCCAATTCAACAGTACTTATACCGTTCATTTCGCCATTCCAGCCACTTAAACCCAATTCAACGGGATTTATACCGTTCATTTCACCATCCCAGCTACTTCAACCCAATTCAACGGGATTTATACAGTACATTCCGCCATCCCAGCTACTTAAGCCGATTTCAACAGTATTTATACCGTACATTCCACCATTCCATCCACTACGAGCCAATTCAGCCATTCATTATGGTTACCCAAACAACCGCTCATCACTTCATATCTTAATCTAA
- a CDS encoding DUF1720 domain-containing protein, whose protein sequence is MLPFIPPSQLLKSNSTGFIPFISPFQLLQPNSTGFIPFISPSQLLQPNSTGFIPFISPF, encoded by the coding sequence TTGTTACCGTTCATTCCGCCATCACAGCTACTTAAGTCCAATTCAACGGGATTTATACCGTTCATTTCACCATTCCAGTTACTTCAGCCCAATTCAACGGGATTTATACCGTTCATTTCACCATCCCAGCTACTTCAACCCAATTCAACGGGATTTATACCGTTCATTTCACCATTCTAG